The following proteins are encoded in a genomic region of Oncorhynchus kisutch isolate 150728-3 linkage group LG4, Okis_V2, whole genome shotgun sequence:
- the LOC109889063 gene encoding T-cell acute lymphocytic leukemia protein 1 homolog gives MMEKRKPEFRHLSPIVNGCKSPQHDSLTTSITGRVSGEGGEAVSETQENTTAASGDSAERKRVPREHCNGTIFINGVSKETAYHSELKKLVPVIELARGGGPVDIKAREQTADINHKVQTTELCRPQIPLPLDSRDPLLSETRMVQLSPLAFPLPARAMLYSNFAQPLATMNSGYGGETEQYGMYPSHRIKRRPAPYEIEINDDNGSQPKIVRRIFTNSRERWRQQNVNGAFADLRQLIPTHPPDKKLSKNEILRLAMKYINFLAKLLDDQEGVVGGGSGAEGAWAPEGHEESLVREELLQGMLSSSNSSCGSLLGGDGSPDSYTEDQDSSVESRTQTSRVLHPHSGLHMDEHNHR, from the exons ATGATGGAAAAACGGAAACCAGAATTTAGGCATCTCAGTCCTATTGTCAATGGGTGCAAGTCCCCACAGCACGACAGCCTGACTACTTCCATAACAGGTCGTGTCAGTGGGGAGGGGGGCGAAGCTGTTAGCGAGACACAGGAAAACACGACTGCGGCGTCGGGGGACTCAGCTGAGAGGAAGCGCGTCCCCAGGGAGCACTGCAACGGGACTATCTTCATTAATGGCGTTTCCAAGGAAACGGCGTACCACAGCGAGCTAAAAAAGTTAGTACCGGTTATCGAATTGGCCAGGGGAGGAGGACCGGTGGATATAAAAGCTAGGGAGCAGACGGCAGACATTAACCACAAGGTACAGACCACGGAGCTGTGCAGACCGCAGATACCCCTGCCACTGGATTCCCGGGACCCGTTGTTGAGCGAAACTCGAATGGTGCAGTTGAGCCCGCTCGCCTTCCCTCTCCCTGCACGAGCGATGCTGTACAGTAACTTTGCTCAACCACTCGCCACCATGAACAG TGGCTATGGTGGCGAGACAGAACAGTATGGCATGTACCCCAGCCATCGGATCAAACGACGACCCGCGCCTTATGAGATTGAAATCAACGATGATAATG gcTCACAGCCTAAAATTGTGCGGCGGATCTTCACCAACAGCCGTGAGCGTTGGCGCCAGCAGAACGTGAACGGCGCGTTCGCTGACCTCCGCCAGCTCATCCCTACCCACCCGCCCGATAAGAAGCTCTCCAAAAACGAGATCCTCCGACTGGCCATGAAGTACATCAACTTCCTGGCCAAGCTACTGGACGACCAGGAAGGTGTGGTGGGGGGCGGCAGTGGTGCTGAGGGGGCCTGGGCTCCCGAGGGCCATGAGGAGAGCCTGGTCCGGGAGGAGCTCCTCCAGGGCATGCTGTCATCCAGCAACTCCAGCTGCGGGAGTCTTCTGGGAGGGGATGGGAGTCCCGACAGCTACACCGAGGACCAAGACTCGTCTGTCGAGTCTCGAACGCAAACCTCCAGGGTTCTCCATCCTCACTCTGGACTCCATATGGACGAACACAACCACAGATGA
- the LOC109889064 gene encoding PDZK1-interacting protein 1-like, protein MGRDPTVVIWLMLTLGVVTAQIDKVERALPQWLTGIIAVAVFLFLIFVAFLVNKAWCQDSRPDTKECECGKTPGYANTNGDRYDTSLDMFRSRDHEGAYENMDLEGIEDKVTVM, encoded by the exons ATGGGGAGAGATCCTACTGTGGTTATATGGCTGATGCTGACTTTGGGAGTAGTCACAGCTCAAATAG ATAAGGTGGAGCGGGCACTGCCACAGTGGCTGACAGGCATCATAGCTGTGGCCGTGTTTCTCTTCCTCATCTTCGTGGCGTTTCTGGTCAACAAGGCCTGGTGTCAGGACTCGAG GCCTGACACCAAAGAATGTGAGTGTGGGAAGACCCCTGGGTATGCCAACACCAATGGAGACCGCTATGATACCAGCCTGGACATGTTCAG GAGCAGAGATCACGAGGGTGCATATGAGAACATGGACCTCGAAGGTATTGAAGACAAAGTCACTGTCATGTGA